One Sediminicola sp. YIK13 DNA segment encodes these proteins:
- a CDS encoding TlpA family protein disulfide reductase produces MKITKKTFLNILLIAFIVSFFVTPVGYYGKVLLNKIFSFSPNVTEVSDRERITDYDWRLKDENWNFFNFKKSKGNVVLINLWASWKLPCVAELASIQDLYDQYKDKMDFYIITNEEREPVEAFMEEHDFTFPVTYLIIGEKMPISDEVVPSSYLLDKSGNIVIHKEGIADWDNSKVRDILDELIKE; encoded by the coding sequence ATGAAAATTACTAAAAAGACCTTTCTTAATATATTGCTCATTGCCTTTATTGTATCGTTTTTTGTAACACCTGTTGGGTATTATGGGAAGGTTTTATTGAATAAAATATTTTCTTTTAGTCCCAATGTGACCGAAGTATCTGATCGGGAACGTATAACGGATTATGATTGGCGGCTGAAAGATGAAAACTGGAACTTTTTTAACTTCAAAAAATCCAAGGGGAATGTGGTCCTTATCAATCTATGGGCCTCATGGAAATTACCTTGTGTTGCAGAATTGGCCAGTATCCAGGATCTTTATGATCAGTATAAGGATAAAATGGATTTTTATATCATTACCAATGAAGAACGGGAACCCGTAGAAGCCTTTATGGAAGAACACGATTTTACCTTTCCTGTGACCTATTTGATCATTGGAGAGAAGATGCCGATCAGTGATGAAGTAGTTCCTTCATCCTATTTATTGGATAAATCCGGTAATATTGTGATCCATAAGGAAGGGATTGCAGACTGGGACAATAGTAAGGTAAGAGATATCCTGGACGAACTGATAAAGGAATAG
- a CDS encoding TlpA family protein disulfide reductase, whose amino-acid sequence MAYKIGKKQWINAAFILAVILMLFTPIGFKIKVMASRLLSSSAAMMKAELQVPLDSYKWELKDTDMGSFNFETQKGKVVLVNFWATWCAPCIAEMPSMQNLYNDYGDKVTFMFVTNENEQKVLDFLKQKNYDLPVYFPQAKEPKVLSSKVLPTTYIINKEGKLIVAETGAADWNSTATRKLLDSLLEE is encoded by the coding sequence ATGGCATATAAAATAGGCAAAAAGCAATGGATAAACGCTGCCTTTATCTTGGCAGTCATCCTTATGTTGTTTACGCCTATTGGTTTTAAAATCAAGGTCATGGCGAGTAGATTGCTTTCCAGTAGTGCAGCAATGATGAAAGCGGAGCTACAAGTGCCCTTGGATTCCTATAAGTGGGAATTGAAAGATACCGACATGGGGTCTTTTAATTTTGAAACCCAAAAAGGCAAGGTAGTTCTCGTTAATTTTTGGGCCACATGGTGTGCACCATGCATTGCAGAAATGCCCAGTATGCAAAACCTTTATAACGATTATGGGGATAAGGTTACCTTTATGTTCGTCACCAATGAGAATGAGCAAAAGGTATTGGATTTTCTGAAACAAAAAAATTATGATCTTCCTGTGTATTTTCCACAGGCAAAAGAACCAAAGGTACTAAGCTCCAAAGTACTACCAACAACCTATATCATCAATAAGGAGGGAAAATTAATTGTTGCTGAAACTGGAGCTGCCGATTGGAATAGTACAGCCACTAGAAAATTATTGGATTCACTATTGGAGGAATAG